One window from the genome of Rufibacter tibetensis encodes:
- a CDS encoding T9SS type B sorting domain-containing protein, producing MPLILQKVRALLFLLSGLFLFSFVSLQDAQATHLRAGNIYIKSDTTAGRNPLRFFFTLETYSVAPPPFEDLEATLYFGDCTSQRVPRESRTIIGGNQNGTFLNIYRFEHIYSGPGTFTVTFVGENRNGGVVNISSSVQQTFFLQSTLTVDPFLGINRSPVLQYDPVDVAVRNQIYIHNPGGYDPDGDSLSYKMLEPRVFNANDACGNPTGRTAPGYRGLENFLGREDRLNNRPVGLTLDRNTGQLTWNTPGVLGEFNIAFVVEEWRNGRLIGQVIRDMQIFVREDPNRPPVLTIPKDTCIVAGTLLRVTIKATDPDRDPVEITAVGSMLPPATFPRLTDTTHLFNWQTSCTDVQKTPYQVVFRAADRPPSGRISLVDLQPWRITVVGPPPVLVSAVPQSSSSIRLTWNNYVCPNASVMYIYRREGQSNFVPGPCETGIPARAGYTLVGQVSAGVTTFLDNNNGQGLERNKTYCYRIYADYPQPKGGSSIASNEVCATLESISLTKVSVTETSTTTGKIRVEWSKPRPAVLAQFTAPYSYRLLRALGQGRGATAAFAPVAGYTFTGINDTVFTDNNLNTQDTSYTYRIEFYQSGNTGSPTILVDSSSASSVRLRGRANGTTMELNWTYNVPWNNASTAARPLYHVIFLDSVGNRNFVRYDSVQATATSGTYSKVIPLVPGKQYCAYVQTRGTFNNPFLPDPIINNSQEICLTRLCIPILEIDPIVCDENFVPDGPPFTNRLRWSLPPGCDPRAIDYFTLYFRETEEGEMVKIATVDNTGQAIYEYLHRDLLSYAGCYVVTATDFSGVEGEQSNVVCKDNCIVFSLPNIFTPNGDNKNDVFTPKQGATFIRKATLKVYNRWGNKVFEGSGDPALNWRGVDDNGKALSEATYFYHVEVEFYGLKPDVRTFKGWVEIVR from the coding sequence ATGCCTCTAATTTTACAGAAAGTGAGAGCCTTACTGTTTTTGTTGAGTGGGCTGTTTCTTTTTTCATTTGTCTCTTTGCAAGATGCGCAGGCAACTCACTTGCGGGCAGGAAACATCTACATCAAGAGTGATACAACCGCTGGAAGAAACCCTCTTCGGTTTTTCTTCACCTTAGAAACCTATAGTGTGGCGCCACCGCCGTTTGAAGATCTGGAGGCTACGCTTTATTTTGGAGACTGCACCAGCCAGCGCGTACCTAGAGAATCCAGAACGATCATTGGCGGAAACCAGAATGGGACCTTCCTGAATATCTACCGGTTTGAGCACATCTACTCGGGGCCAGGCACTTTTACCGTGACCTTTGTGGGGGAAAACCGGAATGGCGGGGTAGTCAATATCTCTTCTTCCGTACAGCAGACTTTCTTCCTGCAGAGTACTCTCACCGTGGATCCTTTCCTGGGCATTAACAGATCACCTGTTTTGCAATATGATCCTGTAGACGTAGCCGTTCGAAATCAGATTTACATCCACAACCCGGGAGGGTATGACCCTGATGGTGACAGCCTTTCTTACAAAATGCTGGAACCAAGAGTTTTCAATGCCAATGATGCCTGTGGTAACCCCACTGGTAGAACTGCTCCAGGCTACAGAGGATTAGAGAACTTTCTAGGTAGAGAAGATAGGTTGAATAATAGGCCAGTAGGTTTGACGCTAGACCGCAATACGGGCCAGTTAACCTGGAACACCCCAGGAGTGCTGGGGGAATTTAATATAGCGTTTGTGGTGGAGGAGTGGCGCAATGGCCGCTTGATTGGCCAGGTAATAAGAGACATGCAGATTTTTGTGCGCGAAGACCCTAACCGTCCTCCAGTACTAACGATTCCTAAAGACACGTGTATTGTGGCTGGTACGCTGCTGAGGGTAACCATAAAGGCTACAGATCCGGACCGGGACCCTGTAGAAATTACCGCCGTAGGAAGTATGTTGCCGCCGGCTACCTTCCCCAGACTTACTGACACCACACACCTATTTAACTGGCAAACCAGTTGTACCGATGTGCAGAAAACACCCTACCAGGTTGTCTTCAGGGCCGCAGACAGGCCCCCAAGTGGCAGGATAAGTTTAGTTGACTTGCAGCCCTGGCGAATTACGGTTGTGGGGCCGCCGCCTGTTTTGGTGAGCGCGGTACCGCAGTCCAGTAGCAGTATCAGGCTTACCTGGAATAACTACGTCTGTCCCAATGCCTCCGTCATGTACATCTACCGGCGCGAAGGGCAATCCAACTTTGTGCCCGGTCCTTGTGAAACGGGCATCCCAGCCAGAGCCGGATATACCTTGGTGGGGCAAGTGAGTGCCGGTGTTACTACCTTTCTGGATAATAACAATGGGCAGGGCCTGGAGCGGAACAAAACCTATTGCTACCGGATCTATGCTGATTACCCGCAGCCAAAAGGTGGTAGCAGTATAGCCTCCAATGAGGTTTGTGCTACGCTTGAGTCTATTTCCCTTACCAAAGTAAGTGTGACTGAAACCAGTACCACTACCGGCAAAATACGGGTAGAATGGAGCAAGCCAAGACCAGCAGTTCTGGCGCAGTTCACGGCACCTTATTCTTACCGTTTATTGCGAGCCTTAGGACAAGGTCGTGGTGCAACTGCCGCTTTTGCTCCGGTTGCCGGGTATACCTTCACAGGTATCAACGATACGGTATTCACAGATAACAATCTTAATACCCAGGACACTTCTTACACGTACCGGATAGAATTCTATCAATCTGGTAACACTGGGTCTCCCACTATTCTGGTAGATTCATCTTCAGCTTCCAGTGTGCGGCTGAGGGGCAGGGCCAACGGTACTACCATGGAGTTAAACTGGACGTATAATGTGCCCTGGAATAACGCCAGCACGGCTGCCCGTCCGCTTTACCACGTGATCTTTCTTGATTCTGTAGGCAACCGGAACTTTGTGCGCTATGATAGTGTGCAGGCAACCGCCACCTCCGGAACCTACAGCAAAGTAATCCCTCTGGTACCAGGGAAGCAATATTGTGCCTATGTGCAGACCAGGGGAACCTTTAACAACCCTTTCCTGCCTGATCCTATCATAAACAATAGTCAGGAGATTTGCCTCACCAGGCTTTGTATCCCGATTCTGGAGATTGACCCAATCGTGTGCGATGAGAACTTCGTGCCGGATGGACCTCCGTTCACCAATAGATTGCGATGGAGTTTGCCGCCCGGCTGTGACCCAAGGGCAATTGACTACTTTACTTTGTACTTCCGGGAAACAGAAGAAGGGGAGATGGTGAAAATAGCCACGGTAGACAATACCGGTCAAGCTATTTACGAATACCTGCACCGAGACCTGCTTTCCTATGCCGGTTGTTATGTAGTGACGGCCACTGATTTCTCAGGCGTAGAAGGGGAGCAAAGCAATGTGGTTTGTAAAGACAATTGCATTGTTTTCTCACTACCTAACATCTTCACGCCAAACGGTGACAACAAAAACGATGTCTTCACCCCTAAACAAGGAGCTACCTTTATAAGAAAAGCTACCCTTAAAGTATATAACCGTTGGGGTAATAAGGTCTTTGAAGGCAGCGGTGACCCAGCCTTGAATTGGCGAGGAGTGGATGACAACGGTAAAGCTCTTTCAGAAGCCACTTATTTCTACCACGTAGAAGTAGAGTTCTACGGCTTGAAACCTGATGTAAGAACATTCAAAGGCTGGGTGGAGATAGTAAGATAA
- a CDS encoding succinate dehydrogenase cytochrome b subunit, producing MSWFSKTFSSSIGRKLVVAVTGLFLCSFLVVHLVGNLQLFKSDGGAAFNIYSHFMATNPIIRTMEIVLVLGFVFHIYQSLYLNRKNNSVRKVPYAYNRPQDNSNWSSRSMGLLGTVILLFLIIHLYNFFWRARFGEPNMIDIEGTGYDDLYSVVVQSFHLWWYVLIYVVAQIALGLHLYHGFSSAFHTLGLNHKKYTPAIQKFGAFFSFIVPAGFAAMPLYFFIKDVILS from the coding sequence ATGAGTTGGTTTTCTAAAACGTTTTCCAGTAGTATAGGCCGGAAATTGGTCGTGGCCGTGACTGGTTTGTTTCTCTGCTCTTTTTTGGTGGTCCACCTGGTAGGCAATCTTCAGCTGTTCAAAAGTGATGGAGGCGCGGCCTTCAATATTTACTCCCACTTTATGGCTACCAACCCTATCATCCGAACCATGGAGATTGTGCTGGTGCTGGGCTTTGTGTTTCACATCTACCAAAGCCTTTACCTAAACCGCAAGAACAACAGCGTAAGAAAGGTGCCTTACGCCTACAACCGTCCGCAAGACAACAGCAACTGGTCTTCCCGCAGCATGGGGCTTTTGGGCACCGTGATTCTGTTGTTCCTGATTATTCACCTCTACAATTTCTTCTGGCGTGCCCGTTTTGGCGAGCCTAACATGATTGATATTGAAGGCACGGGCTATGATGATTTGTATTCTGTGGTAGTACAGTCATTCCACCTGTGGTGGTATGTGTTGATCTACGTGGTAGCACAGATAGCCTTAGGTCTGCATTTGTACCATGGCTTCTCCAGCGCATTCCACACTTTGGGGCTGAACCACAAAAAGTACACTCCTGCAATTCAGAAGTTTGGCGCATTCTTCTCCTTTATTGTGCCAGCCGGATTTGCAGCCATGCCCCTCTACTTTTTCATTAAAGACGTTATTTTGAGTTAA
- a CDS encoding fumarate reductase/succinate dehydrogenase flavoprotein subunit: MILDSKIPEGPLAEKWDKHKFNVKLVNPANKRKYDVIVVGTGLAGASAAATLAELGYNVKAFCYQDSPRRAHSIAAQGGINAAKNYQNDGDSVYRLFYDTIKGGDYRAREANVYRLAQVSVNIIDQCVAQGVPFAREYGGLLANRSFGGAQVSRTFYARGQTGQQLLLGAYSALNRQIAYGKVKMYPRTEMLDLVMVDGKARGIVTRHLITGKIESHSAHAVILATGGYGNVFFLSTNAMGSNTTAIWRAHKKGALFANPCFTQIHPTCIPVSGGYQSKLTLMSESLRNDGRVWVPKAVGDNRPADQIPEDERDYFLERKYPSFGNLVPRDVASRNAKLACDEGRGVGTTKLAVYLDFADAIKRDGLNSISQKYGNLFEMYAKITGENPYEQPMRIYPAVHYTMGGLWVDYNLMTTIPGLYATGECNFSDHGANRLGASALMQGLADGYFVIPYTIGDYLAQNPTTRIETTHPAFKEAEAKVQADVNRLLSINGTRTVDDFHKALGLLMWDYCGMARNAEGLQYAKQEIRKLKDEFWRDVKILGVNEELNITLEKAGRVADFIELGELMVEDALNRNESCGGHFREEYQTPENEALRDDENYTYVAAWEYTGPNQEPVLHKEELKFENVKLTQRSYK, from the coding sequence ATGATTCTAGATTCAAAGATTCCCGAAGGGCCATTGGCCGAGAAATGGGACAAGCATAAATTCAATGTAAAGCTGGTAAACCCGGCTAACAAGCGTAAATACGATGTGATTGTGGTAGGAACCGGCCTGGCCGGAGCTTCTGCCGCTGCTACCTTAGCCGAGCTTGGCTACAATGTGAAGGCATTCTGCTATCAGGACAGCCCGCGTCGTGCCCACTCTATCGCTGCTCAGGGTGGTATCAACGCTGCTAAAAACTACCAGAATGACGGTGACAGTGTGTACCGTTTGTTCTATGATACTATCAAAGGTGGTGACTACCGCGCTCGTGAAGCCAACGTGTACCGTTTGGCTCAGGTAAGCGTGAACATCATTGACCAGTGCGTGGCGCAAGGGGTTCCTTTCGCCCGTGAGTACGGTGGATTGCTCGCAAACCGCTCCTTTGGGGGTGCGCAGGTAAGCCGGACATTCTACGCCCGGGGCCAAACCGGCCAGCAGCTGTTATTGGGTGCCTACTCTGCCTTGAACCGTCAGATTGCCTACGGTAAAGTGAAGATGTATCCACGTACTGAGATGCTGGACTTGGTAATGGTAGACGGCAAAGCCCGTGGTATTGTGACCCGTCACCTGATCACTGGTAAGATTGAATCTCACAGCGCTCATGCGGTGATTTTGGCCACTGGTGGTTATGGCAACGTGTTCTTCCTTTCTACCAATGCCATGGGATCTAACACCACAGCTATCTGGAGAGCCCACAAGAAAGGTGCTTTGTTTGCGAATCCTTGCTTTACCCAGATTCACCCAACCTGTATTCCAGTATCGGGTGGATATCAGTCTAAGCTGACGCTGATGTCTGAGTCCCTTCGGAACGATGGTCGTGTTTGGGTACCTAAAGCGGTAGGAGATAACCGTCCTGCTGACCAAATTCCGGAAGACGAACGCGATTACTTCTTAGAGCGTAAATACCCTTCTTTTGGTAACCTGGTACCTCGTGACGTAGCTTCCCGTAACGCCAAATTGGCTTGTGACGAAGGACGTGGCGTAGGAACCACCAAACTGGCCGTGTACCTTGACTTCGCAGATGCAATTAAACGCGACGGTCTAAATAGCATTAGCCAAAAATATGGTAACCTCTTTGAGATGTACGCCAAAATCACTGGTGAAAACCCGTATGAGCAGCCCATGCGAATTTACCCTGCGGTGCACTACACCATGGGTGGCCTTTGGGTAGATTACAATCTGATGACCACCATTCCAGGTCTGTATGCGACTGGTGAGTGTAACTTCTCAGACCACGGCGCTAACCGCTTGGGTGCTTCTGCCCTGATGCAAGGTCTGGCCGATGGGTACTTCGTGATTCCTTACACTATTGGTGATTACCTGGCACAGAACCCAACTACCAGAATTGAAACCACTCACCCGGCGTTCAAAGAGGCGGAAGCGAAAGTTCAGGCCGATGTGAACCGCTTGTTAAGCATCAACGGAACCAGAACGGTAGATGATTTCCACAAAGCCTTAGGTTTACTCATGTGGGATTACTGCGGCATGGCCCGTAACGCCGAAGGCCTTCAATACGCCAAACAGGAAATCAGAAAGTTAAAAGACGAGTTTTGGAGAGATGTGAAGATCTTGGGAGTCAACGAGGAACTTAACATCACCTTAGAGAAAGCCGGCCGTGTGGCTGACTTCATTGAACTAGGGGAACTGATGGTAGAAGACGCCTTGAACCGCAATGAGTCTTGTGGCGGTCACTTCCGTGAGGAATACCAGACCCCAGAAAACGAAGCTCTTCGTGACGATGAAAACTACACTTACGTAGCTGCGTGGGAGTACACCGGGCCTAACCAAGAGCCGGTGCTGCACAAAGAAGAGCTGAAGTTTGAGAACGTGAAGTTGACGCAAAGAAGCTATAAGTAA
- a CDS encoding succinate dehydrogenase/fumarate reductase iron-sulfur subunit, whose amino-acid sequence MNLTLKVWRQKNFQSAGKLETYQIKDISPEMSFLEMMDVLNEDLLLKGIDPVAFDHDCREGICGMCSLYINGRAHGPERGTTTCQLHMRKFSDGDTITIEPWRAGPFPVLKDLCTDRSALDRIQQAGGYISVNTGGVPDANEIPIPKSIADKAFDAATCIQCGACVAACKNGSAMLFTSAKVSQLALLPQGKVERKTRVENMVAQMDKEGFGACTNIGSCAAECPVGISLENIAMLNREYINASFTSENV is encoded by the coding sequence ATGAACCTGACGCTGAAAGTTTGGAGACAAAAAAACTTTCAATCAGCTGGTAAGCTGGAAACATATCAAATAAAAGATATCTCCCCGGAAATGTCCTTCCTGGAGATGATGGACGTGCTGAATGAGGATTTGCTCCTGAAAGGCATTGATCCGGTTGCGTTTGACCATGACTGTCGTGAAGGTATCTGCGGAATGTGCAGCTTGTACATCAATGGTCGGGCTCACGGTCCTGAGCGTGGTACAACTACTTGTCAGTTGCATATGCGCAAGTTCTCTGACGGTGATACTATTACTATTGAGCCTTGGAGAGCAGGTCCGTTCCCGGTATTAAAAGATCTTTGCACCGACCGTTCTGCCCTGGATAGAATTCAGCAGGCTGGTGGTTACATCTCTGTGAACACAGGTGGTGTGCCAGACGCAAATGAAATTCCGATTCCTAAATCCATCGCTGATAAAGCGTTTGATGCGGCAACTTGTATTCAATGCGGGGCGTGTGTGGCGGCTTGTAAAAACGGTTCTGCCATGCTCTTTACTTCTGCTAAGGTATCTCAGTTGGCGTTACTGCCACAAGGTAAGGTAGAGCGTAAAACACGCGTGGAGAACATGGTAGCTCAAATGGACAAAGAAGGCTTTGGTGCTTGTACCAACATTGGTTCTTGTGCGGCAGAGTGTCCGGTGGGCATCTCTTTGGAGAACATCGCCATGCTGAACCGTGAGTACATCAACGCCTCTTTTACCTCAGAGAACGTTTAA
- a CDS encoding NADPH-dependent FMN reductase has protein sequence MILIISGTNRPNSITLQIAKLYQELLSAKGQSSEILDLQDLPLDFASPTLYASELYSQAFLDLRTRVAEVQKIVFIVPEYNCSYPGVLKAFIDGLEYPEALRRKKGALVGLSTGSQGGNIALSHLTDVLHYCGLHVLAQKPRFPYIHKHLQEGQFTNPLYKQLLEEQITEFLLF, from the coding sequence ATGATCCTCATAATATCGGGCACTAACCGTCCTAATTCCATCACCCTCCAAATTGCAAAGCTTTATCAGGAGCTGCTCTCTGCTAAGGGACAATCCTCAGAAATTCTTGACCTGCAGGACCTTCCCCTTGATTTTGCCTCCCCTACCCTTTATGCAAGTGAGTTGTATTCTCAGGCTTTTCTAGATCTTAGAACACGAGTAGCAGAGGTTCAGAAAATAGTCTTTATAGTGCCTGAATATAATTGCTCCTACCCGGGAGTGTTGAAAGCCTTCATAGATGGTTTGGAATACCCGGAGGCACTCCGGAGGAAGAAAGGAGCCTTGGTAGGGCTTTCAACGGGTAGTCAGGGCGGCAACATTGCGTTAAGTCACCTGACAGATGTTCTTCATTATTGCGGGCTGCATGTGTTAGCCCAGAAGCCACGGTTCCCCTACATCCACAAGCACTTACAGGAAGGCCAATTCACAAACCCCTTGTATAAGCAGCTTTTGGAGGAGCAAATCACGGAGTTTCTCCTGTTCTAA
- the ftsZ gene encoding cell division protein FtsZ, which translates to MSFSSYKFDVPSHSKSIIKVIGVGGGGSNAVNHMFNQGIKDVEFVVCNTDEQALKSSSVPNKLQIGTTLTEGLGAGANPERGKQAALESKEEIRELLGAHTKMVFITAGMGGGTGTGAAPVIAKVAKEMDILTVGIVTAPFAFEGRKKRTAADNGIKELSDNCDTVLVILNDKLREMFGNLPIRAAFAKADNVLTTAAKSIAEIITVTSEVNVDFEDVKTVMKDSGAAVMGSAITEGENRALRAAEESLSSPLLNNTDIHGAQKILLSIMSGDQAELEMDELTEITDYIQEKAGDDSEVIFGHGIDSSLGASIRVTVIATGFAREIESLPAPKKSFEAAAPIGATAPQAVTEEVIEPVAPVVSTTYSVTPPASATQLVANEPVRKPAPVAENTNRIVFDLDADSGLVSPGYEEEVVIPEPIQEIRDPQPSRMDERRERLRRLSADAYSDASIKEKLEVPAYLRRNVQLENVAPSAEQKISRFNLNDDNELLGDNRFLHDNVD; encoded by the coding sequence ATGAGTTTTTCATCGTATAAGTTTGATGTACCATCACACTCCAAATCCATCATCAAGGTAATTGGTGTTGGCGGGGGAGGAAGCAATGCCGTGAACCACATGTTCAACCAAGGCATCAAAGACGTGGAGTTTGTGGTGTGCAATACCGATGAACAGGCGTTGAAAAGCAGCAGTGTGCCAAACAAACTCCAGATTGGAACTACCCTGACCGAAGGTCTGGGGGCAGGGGCCAACCCGGAGCGTGGCAAGCAGGCTGCCTTGGAAAGCAAAGAAGAGATAAGAGAACTGCTGGGAGCCCATACTAAAATGGTCTTTATCACGGCGGGTATGGGTGGAGGTACCGGAACCGGTGCTGCCCCAGTCATAGCCAAAGTGGCAAAGGAGATGGATATCCTAACAGTTGGTATTGTTACAGCTCCCTTTGCCTTTGAAGGACGTAAGAAACGTACCGCCGCTGATAACGGAATTAAGGAACTCAGCGATAACTGCGATACTGTTCTTGTTATCTTGAATGATAAACTGCGCGAAATGTTTGGAAACCTGCCTATCAGGGCTGCGTTTGCCAAAGCAGATAACGTCCTAACTACTGCTGCCAAAAGTATCGCTGAGATCATCACCGTGACCTCTGAAGTGAACGTGGACTTTGAGGATGTTAAAACAGTGATGAAAGACTCTGGCGCCGCGGTAATGGGTTCTGCTATTACAGAAGGCGAGAATCGTGCCCTGCGTGCTGCTGAGGAATCTCTTTCCTCCCCATTGCTGAACAATACAGACATCCATGGTGCTCAGAAAATCCTTCTTTCTATTATGTCTGGTGACCAGGCTGAGTTGGAAATGGATGAATTGACTGAGATCACAGACTACATCCAGGAGAAAGCCGGCGATGATTCTGAGGTAATCTTTGGTCATGGCATTGATTCTTCTTTGGGTGCCAGCATAAGGGTAACGGTAATTGCAACTGGTTTCGCCCGTGAAATCGAAAGCCTTCCAGCACCAAAAAAGTCTTTTGAGGCAGCAGCACCAATTGGAGCTACTGCGCCTCAGGCAGTAACTGAAGAAGTTATTGAACCAGTTGCTCCCGTAGTGTCTACCACTTATTCGGTAACGCCACCAGCCTCAGCTACACAATTAGTAGCCAATGAGCCGGTTCGTAAACCAGCACCAGTGGCAGAGAATACAAACCGGATCGTTTTTGATCTAGATGCTGATAGCGGATTAGTTTCTCCTGGCTATGAAGAAGAGGTAGTCATTCCTGAACCAATTCAGGAGATCAGAGACCCTCAACCTAGCAGAATGGACGAACGCCGTGAGCGTCTCAGAAGATTGAGTGCAGATGCTTATTCAGATGCCTCCATCAAAGAGAAACTGGAAGTCCCTGCTTATTTACGCAGAAATGTACAGCTTGAGAATGTAGCCCCGTCTGCAGAGCAGAAGATATCAAGATTCAATCTGAATGATGACAATGAATTATTAGGAGACAATCGTTTCTTACATGATAATGTAGACTAG
- the ftsA gene encoding cell division protein FtsA, which yields MTQNDKIVVGLDIGTTKICALVGRKNEYGKLEILGLGKAVSEGVVRGMVSNIDKTVEAIRKAIRQAEEQSGIDIKVVNVGIAGQHIKSLQHNGSITRTSLDSEITVEDVNRLTNDMYRLVTPPGSEIIHVMPQDYKVDYEDGIMDPVGMTGVRLEGNFHIITAQSNAVNNITKCITRAGLEIDQLILEPLASCMSVLSEEEREAGVALIDIGGGTTDLAIFKDNIIRHTAVLPFGGNIITSDIKQGCMVMQNQAEQLKVRFGKAIADEASDNEIVSIPGLRDRTPKEISLKNLAFIIEARMEEIVELVYSEIVRSGYANQLAAGVVITGGGAQLQNLVQLVEYLTGLDARIGYPNEHLGKSKIDSVKSPMFATTVGLVLAGYQALDERVNRYTEMTNTPENRVVNEVKPVQKSSGGGGSDFFKKIFERTKGMLIDDFDDKQQNY from the coding sequence ATGACGCAGAACGACAAAATAGTTGTAGGCTTAGACATTGGAACAACCAAAATTTGCGCGCTGGTAGGTAGAAAGAATGAGTATGGCAAGCTAGAGATCCTTGGCTTGGGCAAAGCAGTATCTGAGGGGGTAGTGCGAGGCATGGTGAGCAACATAGACAAAACTGTTGAAGCCATCCGGAAAGCAATTAGACAGGCAGAAGAGCAATCTGGCATTGACATCAAAGTAGTGAATGTTGGGATTGCTGGGCAGCATATCAAAAGCCTGCAACACAACGGTAGTATTACCCGCACGTCTCTGGACAGCGAGATTACTGTTGAAGACGTGAACCGTCTTACCAATGACATGTACCGTTTGGTGACCCCACCAGGAAGTGAGATCATCCACGTAATGCCACAGGACTACAAAGTGGACTACGAAGATGGGATCATGGACCCGGTAGGTATGACCGGTGTACGTCTGGAGGGCAACTTCCACATCATCACGGCTCAGTCAAATGCGGTAAACAATATCACAAAGTGCATCACCCGTGCTGGTCTTGAAATTGACCAGCTTATACTGGAGCCATTGGCATCTTGCATGTCTGTGTTGAGCGAAGAAGAGCGTGAAGCCGGTGTTGCCCTGATTGACATTGGAGGTGGTACGACAGATCTGGCTATCTTCAAAGACAATATCATCCGTCACACAGCGGTTCTTCCTTTTGGAGGTAATATTATTACTTCTGATATTAAGCAAGGCTGCATGGTCATGCAGAACCAGGCAGAGCAACTGAAGGTGCGGTTTGGGAAAGCGATTGCAGACGAAGCTTCTGATAATGAGATTGTTTCCATCCCAGGCCTGCGTGACAGAACTCCTAAAGAAATCTCCTTGAAAAACCTTGCTTTCATAATAGAAGCAAGAATGGAGGAAATTGTTGAACTCGTTTACTCAGAAATTGTTAGAAGCGGGTATGCCAATCAACTGGCGGCTGGCGTTGTGATTACCGGAGGCGGTGCACAACTGCAGAATTTGGTGCAATTAGTAGAGTATTTGACAGGCCTTGATGCCCGTATCGGTTATCCGAATGAGCATTTGGGAAAAAGCAAAATAGACTCTGTTAAAAGCCCCATGTTTGCGACAACCGTTGGTTTGGTTTTAGCTGGCTACCAGGCACTGGATGAGCGTGTAAACCGCTATACAGAAATGACAAATACCCCAGAGAACCGGGTGGTAAATGAAGTTAAACCAGTGCAGAAATCCAGCGGTGGCGGCGGAAGTGACTTCTTCAAGAAGATCTTTGAACGCACCAAAGGCATGCTGATCGATGATTTTGACGATAAGCAACAGAACTATTAA
- a CDS encoding cell division protein FtsQ/DivIB gives MALLTRNGRQPLTGMKKEEIDLKRLEMRIKSHKFVRQAEVSRDLEGNINVTIQQNRPIARLLSTEKDVYLDEEGNQLPLSALYTAHVIPVTSSIVTSPKSGSFFQDSVGTAYLSLLRFIEKDPFWNAQLAHMDIDQKGRVSFLTQVGDQHIEFGKPVHVEEKFKKLFIFYKEVMPVVGWDKYSRLNVEYRDQIICE, from the coding sequence ATGGCGCTGCTGACCCGAAACGGACGTCAGCCGCTCACCGGAATGAAAAAAGAGGAGATTGACTTAAAGCGGCTGGAAATGCGAATAAAATCGCATAAATTTGTAAGGCAAGCTGAGGTCTCTCGAGATCTGGAAGGGAATATAAATGTTACAATACAACAGAACCGGCCTATAGCCCGGCTTCTGAGCACTGAGAAGGACGTGTATTTAGACGAAGAAGGAAACCAACTGCCTTTGTCTGCCCTGTACACGGCCCATGTCATCCCCGTGACATCCTCAATTGTGACTTCGCCCAAGTCCGGTTCTTTTTTTCAAGACTCAGTGGGCACCGCATATTTGTCTCTGCTACGGTTTATAGAAAAAGACCCGTTTTGGAACGCCCAGTTGGCCCACATGGACATTGACCAGAAGGGCAGGGTAAGTTTCCTGACGCAGGTGGGAGACCAGCACATTGAATTTGGGAAACCGGTTCATGTGGAGGAGAAGTTTAAAAAGCTTTTTATCTTCTACAAAGAAGTAATGCCAGTAGTGGGCTGGGACAAGTACAGCCGCTTAAATGTAGAATACAGGGATCAGATTATTTGTGAATAG